In one Brevibacillus composti genomic region, the following are encoded:
- a CDS encoding SH3 domain-containing protein yields the protein MFLRKQLLRTLLAVTFAVSLPAASVWAAGAIQVKVDNMNVRSGPSTQEQVVTTLPVNTVLPVISEKGDWYQIRLPNGKTGWVANWLVSETAAKTPAAAKPAAQPGSAVKPAAPAVPAPAAKSQIESNTDNLNVRSGPGQTHSILQTINPGSRYTVLQKSGDWYQIQLSASSKGWVAAWLVTEHPPGNAPSAPAAGSTPSPAQTAPGPSSGAGQAVQNGTALTLDYNPYVYPAPDLSLPAIGQLHSGMTITVSSQQNGWIQFAYDGVPAWIPKAGTVHASSPSTDQGDGHDIGGDIGTDTEVPGPGGAVVQPDTAAALPKPTAIVQTDGLNLRSEASTASSVLGTLKIGTTLTVLEKQADWYKVQTADGKTGWVAGWLVTVKQPEMPAPAGPHVHVLNPDTNVRSGPGTEHEIVRQMQPGEKYPILKREGDWFQLSFPDGTSGYVAGWLVSAVGVPAIVKTNELVGKVIVIDPGHGGNDNGATGSSFSTLEKTVNLQVGMILRHKLEAAGAKVIMTRSDDRKLTLQQRVDVAIQNNADIFVSIHHNTHPNSMTNGTIIFHYNRGNSGKLASLVQNEVVKATNYKDLQSRFGNYYVLRENPVTSILAEIGFLSNYNEEIKLRSEKQQELAADGLFKGILQYFSSLNTSEG from the coding sequence TTGTTCTTACGTAAACAGCTCCTGCGGACACTCCTTGCTGTTACTTTTGCCGTCAGCTTGCCTGCTGCAAGCGTATGGGCTGCCGGAGCGATTCAAGTAAAGGTCGACAACATGAATGTGCGATCCGGTCCCAGCACGCAGGAACAGGTGGTTACGACATTGCCAGTCAATACGGTGTTGCCTGTCATTTCTGAAAAAGGCGATTGGTATCAAATTCGCCTGCCAAACGGAAAAACAGGATGGGTGGCCAATTGGCTGGTGAGCGAGACCGCCGCAAAGACCCCTGCAGCAGCGAAACCGGCTGCTCAGCCGGGATCCGCAGTCAAGCCCGCTGCCCCCGCCGTCCCTGCTCCCGCTGCCAAATCCCAGATCGAGAGCAATACCGACAATCTCAATGTGAGATCGGGACCGGGCCAAACCCATTCGATTTTGCAGACGATCAATCCCGGCAGCCGGTACACCGTACTGCAGAAAAGCGGCGACTGGTATCAAATCCAGTTGTCCGCAAGCAGCAAAGGGTGGGTGGCCGCCTGGCTGGTAACCGAACATCCGCCTGGAAATGCTCCCTCGGCTCCAGCGGCGGGCAGTACGCCCTCCCCTGCGCAAACGGCACCGGGACCGTCTTCCGGAGCTGGACAAGCCGTCCAAAACGGCACCGCGCTCACGCTGGACTACAACCCCTATGTCTATCCGGCCCCTGATCTCTCTCTGCCGGCGATCGGCCAGCTCCATTCCGGGATGACCATCACCGTCAGCAGCCAGCAGAATGGCTGGATCCAGTTTGCCTACGACGGGGTTCCTGCGTGGATCCCGAAGGCAGGGACCGTGCACGCATCATCCCCCTCAACGGATCAGGGAGACGGACATGACATCGGGGGAGACATCGGCACGGACACTGAAGTTCCGGGCCCTGGCGGTGCCGTCGTGCAGCCGGATACGGCCGCCGCGCTGCCCAAACCGACAGCCATCGTCCAGACAGACGGCTTGAATCTCCGCTCCGAGGCCAGCACGGCAAGCAGTGTCCTCGGCACGCTAAAAATCGGAACGACCTTGACCGTCCTGGAAAAACAGGCGGACTGGTACAAAGTGCAGACGGCCGATGGAAAAACAGGCTGGGTAGCAGGATGGCTCGTCACCGTGAAGCAGCCGGAGATGCCCGCCCCGGCCGGACCGCACGTCCATGTGCTGAATCCGGACACCAATGTGCGCTCCGGCCCTGGCACTGAACATGAAATCGTCAGACAGATGCAGCCCGGCGAAAAATACCCTATCCTGAAACGGGAAGGCGACTGGTTCCAGCTCAGCTTTCCGGATGGCACCTCCGGCTACGTCGCCGGATGGCTCGTCTCGGCGGTCGGCGTCCCTGCTATTGTCAAAACAAATGAGCTGGTCGGCAAAGTAATCGTGATCGACCCCGGCCATGGCGGCAATGACAACGGAGCGACCGGCTCCAGCTTCTCCACATTGGAAAAGACGGTCAATCTGCAGGTGGGTATGATCCTGCGCCACAAACTGGAGGCGGCTGGCGCCAAGGTGATCATGACACGCAGCGATGACCGAAAGCTGACGCTTCAACAGCGCGTCGACGTGGCGATCCAAAACAATGCCGACATCTTCGTCAGCATTCATCACAACACCCATCCCAATTCGATGACCAACGGGACGATCATTTTCCACTACAACCGGGGGAATTCCGGAAAACTGGCCTCGCTGGTGCAAAATGAAGTGGTAAAAGCAACCAACTACAAGGATCTGCAATCCCGTTTTGGAAATTACTACGTGCTGCGCGAGAACCCTGTGACGTCCATTCTGGCCGAGATCGGCTTCCTCTCCAACTACAACGAGGAAATCAAGCTCCGTTCGGAAAAGCAGCAAGAACTGGCTGCCGACGGGCTGTTCAAGGGCATCCTGCAGTATTTCTCCTCTCTCAATACAAGTGAGGGCTAG
- a CDS encoding TetR/AcrR family transcriptional regulator — MSASERIRAAAAQLSAQLPFDKISFADVGKAAGVHWTAVRRHFGSKQEMRRWLESLQSDDPSALQDTRTKILEAAARVFARHGYAGASLELVAADAGMTKGAVYWHFSSKSDLFAALCEHHLSRQLQTLPQVGRAALQQGPDAQAGFAALLEELVCCAPPDSPQPMLFFEFVTASRDPRVADALREAYSQIIGRTSAVIKGWQDDKLLNADVDPEVIAILLQSLIHGLTIGSLIDKKRLSLPALFPELAKLLWSGLPHKESSAAPQAKRE, encoded by the coding sequence ATGAGTGCGAGTGAACGCATACGGGCAGCCGCCGCGCAGCTTTCCGCACAGCTTCCCTTCGACAAGATCAGCTTCGCCGATGTCGGGAAGGCGGCTGGCGTCCATTGGACAGCGGTGAGGAGACATTTTGGCTCGAAACAGGAAATGCGGCGCTGGCTGGAGAGTCTGCAGTCTGACGATCCCTCCGCGCTTCAAGATACGCGGACGAAAATCCTGGAGGCAGCCGCCCGCGTCTTCGCCAGGCACGGCTATGCAGGAGCTTCGCTGGAGCTGGTCGCCGCCGATGCCGGCATGACGAAGGGTGCTGTCTATTGGCACTTTTCCAGCAAAAGCGATTTGTTTGCCGCCCTCTGTGAGCATCATCTGTCGCGACAGCTTCAGACGCTTCCCCAGGTGGGCCGGGCCGCGCTGCAGCAAGGCCCCGATGCGCAGGCGGGCTTCGCCGCTCTCTTGGAAGAGCTGGTCTGCTGCGCCCCTCCTGATTCTCCTCAGCCAATGCTCTTTTTTGAGTTCGTCACGGCTTCCCGCGACCCGCGTGTAGCCGATGCGCTGCGAGAAGCGTACAGCCAGATCATCGGCCGCACCAGCGCGGTGATCAAAGGATGGCAGGATGACAAGCTGCTCAATGCCGACGTCGATCCAGAGGTGATCGCCATTCTGCTTCAGTCGCTGATTCACGGACTGACCATCGGATCACTCATTGATAAAAAGCGCCTTTCCCTGCCTGCCCTATTCCCGGAGCTGGCGAAATTGCTCTGGAGCGGCTTGCCGCACAAAGAGTCATCTGCCGCCCCGCAGGCCAAGAGGGAATAG
- a CDS encoding alpha/beta fold hydrolase: MDTMYASVILPYLSHALLLVSAVLLFWLYLANRKAVKAAERSYPPGGSFVEVEGTRLHYLEKGKGRPLVFLHGGILSSYDFSAVLTEAASRGYRAIAFDRPGYGYSERPKKRRLTPRDQAHLLKEALAALQAEQPILVGHSWSASLALAYALAYPRELSGLVLLAPGAYGGKAYPAGAADLLLGQLMRLPLLGSLLAHTLLPPLARKLSFAMVQSTFSPDPVPAGYLAAARALWARPRQLKANREDVLAYVQTVPDMERHYASIATPMVIVVGEQDPFRPELQGLRLHRAVKGSQLVRLPQTGHMIPDVNPKAVVDAVELLDL; the protein is encoded by the coding sequence ATGGATACCATGTATGCCAGCGTCATTCTCCCCTATTTGTCCCATGCCTTGCTTCTCGTATCGGCTGTTCTTCTCTTCTGGCTCTATCTGGCCAATCGCAAAGCGGTGAAAGCAGCCGAGCGCTCGTATCCGCCAGGCGGTTCATTCGTAGAAGTGGAGGGCACCCGCCTCCATTACCTGGAAAAAGGAAAAGGACGCCCGCTCGTCTTTTTGCACGGGGGCATCCTTTCCTCCTATGATTTTTCCGCGGTACTCACAGAGGCTGCTTCGCGCGGCTACCGCGCGATTGCCTTTGACCGCCCCGGCTACGGTTACAGTGAACGGCCGAAGAAGCGCAGATTGACCCCGCGGGACCAGGCGCATCTGCTCAAAGAAGCGCTCGCCGCTCTGCAAGCGGAGCAGCCGATTCTGGTCGGTCATTCCTGGAGCGCCTCGCTGGCGCTCGCGTATGCGCTGGCCTACCCGCGGGAGCTGTCCGGCCTGGTATTGCTCGCCCCCGGCGCTTATGGGGGAAAAGCGTATCCTGCCGGCGCTGCCGACCTCTTGCTGGGACAGCTGATGCGCCTGCCCCTGCTGGGCAGTCTGCTCGCCCATACCTTGCTGCCGCCGCTGGCGCGGAAGCTCTCGTTCGCGATGGTGCAGTCTACCTTTTCCCCTGACCCGGTTCCTGCAGGCTATCTGGCTGCTGCCAGAGCCCTCTGGGCCAGGCCGAGACAGCTAAAAGCCAATCGCGAGGATGTGCTTGCGTATGTCCAGACGGTTCCCGATATGGAGAGGCACTACGCTAGCATCGCCACGCCGATGGTGATAGTCGTCGGAGAACAAGACCCGTTCCGGCCGGAATTGCAGGGCTTGCGGCTGCATCGGGCGGTGAAAGGCTCGCAGCTGGTGAGACTGCCGCAGACCGGCCACATGATTCCCGATGTGAACCCGAAGGCCGTCGTCGATGCAGTGGAGCTGCTCGACTTATAG
- the dtd gene encoding D-aminoacyl-tRNA deacylase — protein MRVVVQRSREANVTVAGEVVGRIDHGLVLLVGITHEDTEKDVDFLADKIAHLRIFEDSEGKMNHSVLDRGGQILSVSQFTLYGDCRKGRRPNFMAAARPEQAEPLYELFNAKLRERGLHVETGRFGAMMEVRLVNDGPVTLIVES, from the coding sequence GTGCGTGTCGTCGTTCAAAGATCCCGGGAGGCAAACGTCACCGTGGCGGGAGAAGTAGTCGGCCGGATCGATCACGGCCTGGTCCTGCTCGTCGGGATTACCCATGAAGATACAGAGAAAGACGTCGATTTTCTCGCGGATAAAATCGCTCACTTGCGGATATTCGAAGACAGCGAGGGAAAAATGAACCACTCGGTGCTGGATCGGGGCGGCCAAATCCTCTCGGTGTCCCAGTTTACACTGTACGGAGATTGCCGCAAGGGCAGACGCCCCAATTTTATGGCGGCCGCCCGTCCGGAGCAGGCAGAACCGCTTTATGAGCTGTTTAACGCCAAGCTGAGGGAAAGGGGCCTGCACGTGGAGACGGGCCGGTTTGGGGCGATGATGGAGGTCCGTCTGGTAAATGACGGACCGGTCACGTTGATTGTCGAAAGCTAG
- a CDS encoding RelA/SpoT family protein, which yields MSTGINEVLTKAGSYLSKADLDLITRAYQLAEQAHEGQVRKSGVPYIMHPIAVAGILAGLHMDAVTIAAGFLHDVVEDTDISLEDLQSQFGAEVALLVDGVTKLDKIKYKSKEEQLAENHRKMLVAMAQDIRVIMIKLADRLHNMRTLRHMSEEKQREISDETLEIFAPLAHRLGIASVKWELEDTSLRYLNPQQYYRIVNLMQKKRTEREAYINEAADTIKDKLKELNIEAEISGRPKHIYSIYKKMTKQNKQFNEIYDLLALRIIVNDIRDCYAVLGIVHTLWKPMPGRFKDYIAMPKANMYQSLHTTVIGPKGEPLEVQIRTWDMHRTAEIGIAAHWAYKEGRSVVQGSFAEKLGDLREIIQGGSEEAPNAQEFMESLKQDLFSDMVFVFTPKGDVVELPKGSVPLDFAYRIHSAVGNRTIGAKVNGKIVPLDYSLKTGDIVEILTSKHSYGPSQDWLKIAKSAQARNKIKQWFKKEKREENVAKGQQMVEAEIKARGFDIKEAMTEANLKEAAARFNFQGHEDMFAAVGYGGITASQIVTRLIDKLRKEREEQFPPVPEFKPTQPQTVVRSESGVKVKGVDNLLVRISRCCTPVPGDQIIGFITRGRGVSVHRKDCPNVLTEECMERLIDVEWDTDYKHNYHVDIEITGHDRSGLLNDVLQVVAETKTNISAVSGKADKNRVATIHMTISISNIDHLLKVVERIKRIKDIYSVRRILST from the coding sequence TGCGGAAATCGGGCGTTCCTTATATCATGCATCCGATTGCCGTCGCAGGCATATTGGCAGGGTTGCATATGGATGCGGTCACGATCGCTGCCGGTTTTTTGCATGATGTAGTGGAAGACACCGACATTTCGCTGGAGGACCTGCAGAGCCAATTTGGCGCAGAGGTAGCCTTGCTCGTCGATGGCGTGACGAAGCTCGATAAAATCAAATACAAGTCAAAAGAAGAGCAGCTTGCTGAAAATCACCGCAAAATGCTGGTAGCCATGGCCCAGGATATCCGGGTCATCATGATCAAATTGGCCGACCGTCTGCACAACATGCGCACGCTTCGCCACATGTCGGAGGAGAAGCAGCGGGAAATTTCGGATGAGACGCTGGAAATTTTTGCGCCGCTCGCTCATCGTCTGGGGATCGCCTCAGTCAAATGGGAACTGGAAGACACCTCCCTCCGCTACCTGAACCCGCAGCAATACTACCGCATCGTTAACCTGATGCAGAAGAAGCGGACGGAGCGGGAAGCGTACATCAACGAAGCCGCTGACACGATCAAAGACAAGCTGAAAGAGCTGAACATCGAGGCGGAGATCTCCGGCCGCCCCAAGCATATCTACAGCATTTATAAAAAGATGACCAAGCAGAACAAGCAGTTCAATGAAATTTATGACCTCTTGGCGCTGCGCATCATCGTCAATGACATACGGGACTGCTACGCCGTGCTCGGGATTGTCCACACCTTGTGGAAGCCCATGCCAGGCAGATTCAAGGATTATATCGCGATGCCCAAAGCCAACATGTACCAATCGCTCCACACGACCGTCATCGGGCCGAAAGGGGAGCCGCTGGAGGTGCAGATCCGCACCTGGGATATGCATCGGACGGCCGAAATCGGGATCGCGGCGCACTGGGCCTACAAAGAAGGCAGAAGCGTGGTCCAGGGCTCTTTCGCTGAAAAGCTGGGCGATTTGCGGGAGATCATTCAGGGAGGCTCGGAGGAGGCGCCGAACGCGCAGGAATTCATGGAGTCTCTGAAGCAGGATCTCTTTTCCGATATGGTTTTCGTCTTTACGCCAAAAGGCGACGTGGTGGAGCTGCCCAAGGGCTCGGTGCCGCTGGACTTTGCCTACCGCATCCACTCGGCAGTCGGCAATCGGACGATCGGCGCCAAGGTGAACGGCAAAATCGTGCCGCTCGACTACTCGCTCAAGACGGGCGACATCGTAGAGATCTTGACCTCCAAGCACTCGTACGGTCCCAGTCAGGACTGGCTCAAGATCGCCAAGTCGGCGCAAGCGCGGAATAAGATCAAGCAGTGGTTCAAGAAGGAGAAGCGCGAAGAAAACGTCGCCAAGGGCCAGCAGATGGTGGAGGCGGAAATCAAGGCTCGAGGCTTTGACATCAAAGAGGCGATGACGGAAGCCAATCTGAAAGAGGCCGCTGCCCGCTTTAATTTTCAGGGACATGAGGACATGTTCGCGGCCGTCGGTTACGGGGGAATAACGGCCTCGCAGATCGTGACCCGCCTGATCGACAAGCTGCGCAAGGAGAGGGAAGAGCAATTTCCGCCCGTGCCGGAGTTCAAGCCTACCCAGCCGCAGACGGTCGTACGCAGCGAGTCGGGTGTCAAGGTAAAGGGCGTAGACAATCTGCTCGTGCGGATCTCCCGCTGCTGTACGCCCGTCCCCGGAGACCAGATCATCGGATTTATCACCCGGGGCAGAGGAGTGTCGGTCCATCGCAAGGACTGCCCCAATGTGCTCACCGAAGAGTGCATGGAGCGCTTAATCGATGTGGAGTGGGACACGGACTACAAGCATAATTACCATGTGGACATCGAGATTACCGGGCACGATCGCAGCGGCCTGTTGAACGATGTCTTGCAGGTCGTGGCGGAGACCAAGACCAATATCTCCGCCGTCAGCGGCAAAGCGGACAAAAACCGTGTCGCGACGATTCACATGACCATCTCGATCAGCAATATCGACCACCTCTTAAAAGTGGTGGAGCGCATCAAGCGCATCAAGGACATTTATTCCGTTCGCCGGATTTTAAGCACCTGA